One Acutalibacter muris DNA window includes the following coding sequences:
- a CDS encoding P-loop NTPase family protein has product MTRLFIVEGLPCSGKSTTAKYMAERLSAMGRRVLCVDEGTGEHPADYEQSAYVTGGQLASFPPGLREMIRSRSEPRLDGYVVPLSKLGGAALQRLIPYKIYDSLPWEAEMPLMLDKWRCFTESAEEHMLYVFNAVLLQNPMCETMMRFNFSMEQSLEYIEKIAEIIAPMDPAVIYLKSDNIAESVRAVSEERPGWLESVIGYHVNGAYGESIGAKGFEGYIACLEERQRRELEILERLGINRLVLEGPRQEWNTRICSFIGVRPRSF; this is encoded by the coding sequence ATGACAAGACTATTTATTGTAGAGGGACTACCCTGCTCGGGCAAGAGTACCACGGCGAAATATATGGCGGAGAGGCTTTCGGCCATGGGCAGGAGGGTGCTCTGCGTGGACGAGGGCACCGGGGAGCACCCCGCCGACTATGAGCAGAGCGCCTATGTCACCGGCGGGCAGCTGGCCTCCTTCCCGCCGGGGCTTCGGGAGATGATACGCTCACGGTCAGAGCCAAGGCTGGACGGCTATGTTGTCCCTCTCTCAAAGCTGGGCGGTGCGGCCCTTCAGCGGCTCATACCCTATAAGATATATGACTCCCTGCCCTGGGAGGCGGAGATGCCCCTGATGCTGGACAAGTGGAGGTGCTTTACAGAGAGCGCCGAGGAGCATATGCTCTATGTTTTCAACGCCGTTCTCCTACAGAACCCCATGTGCGAGACCATGATGCGGTTCAACTTTTCCATGGAGCAGTCCCTGGAATATATCGAAAAAATAGCGGAGATAATCGCGCCTATGGACCCTGCGGTGATATATCTGAAAAGCGATAATATTGCGGAGAGCGTCCGGGCGGTCTCGGAGGAGCGCCCGGGCTGGCTGGAGTCCGTTATCGGCTACCACGTAAACGGCGCATACGGCGAAAGCATAGGCGCGAAGGGCTTTGAGGGGTACATCGCCTGCCTTGAGGAGCGCCAGCGCAGGGAGCTGGAAATACTGGAGAGGCTTGGCATTAACCGCCTGGTCCTTGAGGGTCCTCGGCAGGAGTGGAACACAAGGATATGCTCCTTCATCGGGGTGCGCCCCAGGAGCTTTTAA
- a CDS encoding alpha/beta fold hydrolase, which produces MAMEIALHYEEKGAGNPLVLLHGNGEDGSYFKSQIEFFSESYRVIAVDTRGHGRSPRGDAPFTIAQFAEDLAGFMDGLGLRRAIILGFSDGANIAMRFALNCPERVRALVLNGGNLDPSGIKRSVQVPIELGYRLTKNFAKRSAEAKRHMELLGLMVNEPNIKPEELGAIRAPTLVLAGTRDMVKESHTRLIARSIPGAKLSIIEGDHFIAGKKPERFNVAVGEFLKEIEENC; this is translated from the coding sequence ATGGCTATGGAGATAGCGCTGCACTATGAAGAAAAGGGCGCTGGCAATCCCCTTGTCCTCCTGCACGGCAACGGCGAGGACGGCTCGTATTTTAAGAGCCAGATAGAGTTTTTCTCCGAAAGTTACAGGGTGATAGCCGTAGACACCCGGGGCCATGGCAGGTCCCCCAGAGGGGACGCGCCCTTTACCATCGCCCAGTTTGCCGAAGATTTGGCGGGCTTTATGGACGGCCTGGGGCTCCGGCGGGCTATTATCCTGGGTTTCTCTGACGGCGCAAATATCGCCATGCGGTTCGCCCTCAACTGCCCCGAGAGGGTGCGGGCGCTGGTACTGAACGGCGGCAACCTGGACCCCTCCGGGATAAAGCGCAGTGTGCAGGTGCCCATCGAGCTGGGCTATAGGCTCACAAAAAATTTCGCCAAAAGGTCAGCGGAGGCGAAGCGCCATATGGAGCTTCTGGGGCTCATGGTCAACGAGCCCAATATAAAGCCGGAGGAGCTGGGAGCCATAAGAGCCCCCACGCTGGTGTTAGCCGGCACCCGGGACATGGTGAAGGAGAGCCACACCCGGCTGATAGCAAGGAGTATCCCGGGGGCGAAGCTGTCAATAATAGAGGGGGACCACTTTATTGCCGGGAAGAAGCCGGAGAGGTTCAATGTGGCGGTGGGGGAGTTTTTGAAAGAAATTGAGGAGAACTGCTGA
- a CDS encoding DUF1349 domain-containing protein — MDLTKFQWTRKPESFTINDKRIEIVTRPYTDLWQRTYYHFQNDNAPVLQTETDEKYFSFTVKTDFMDSGHRFDQCGVVMYLDSENWLKASAEYENEEFSHLGSVVTNGGFSDWATTAIPASVKSMWYRLSRREDDYKIECSRDGTSFEQMRICHMQKGGGRIRFGIYACSPENSSFKAVFTNMKVSECKWPAHEGQPPEGRKS; from the coding sequence GTGGATTTGACGAAGTTCCAGTGGACCAGAAAGCCGGAGAGCTTTACTATAAATGACAAGAGGATAGAGATAGTCACAAGGCCCTATACAGACCTGTGGCAGAGGACCTACTACCATTTTCAAAATGACAACGCCCCGGTACTCCAGACGGAGACCGATGAAAAGTATTTCAGCTTCACGGTGAAGACGGACTTTATGGACAGCGGCCACCGCTTTGACCAGTGCGGCGTTGTCATGTACCTGGACAGTGAGAACTGGCTGAAGGCCTCGGCGGAGTACGAGAATGAGGAGTTCTCCCACCTGGGCAGCGTGGTTACAAACGGCGGCTTCTCCGACTGGGCCACCACGGCGATACCCGCTAGCGTAAAGTCCATGTGGTATAGGCTCAGCCGCCGGGAGGACGACTACAAGATAGAGTGCTCCCGGGACGGGACCAGCTTTGAGCAGATGCGCATATGCCATATGCAGAAGGGCGGGGGCAGGATACGTTTCGGGATATATGCCTGCTCGCCGGAGAATTCCAGCTTTAAAGCGGTGTTCACAAATATGAAAGTGTCGGAGTGCAAATGGCCGGCCCATGAGGGCCAGCCGCCGGAGGGGCGTAAATCATGA